One stretch of Leptospira bouyouniensis DNA includes these proteins:
- a CDS encoding LIC12162 family transferase, translating to MNYHLITTALESTWPKEGTNVLFLGEWCKLHSKKDFWSNYNSITLPYHWDENGKLYKDYQSLKVVYEKLLIELTTHLNLIHGENQTVAYWRIIIGPWLGYFLHMLWDRYESLRIAFTNYPITSVTLVSIDEESLVPNDMNDFYRFFVSDLWNQNLYQNIISFSHSNKTIKKEESFVFPKKNLNGNKVSPKEVIKQFIYWIFGSNAKCDSYFLISDYLGIKYSFLLQLKLGQFPKRFMEEDIPEFETNQELRKKLAIDLGESSFEKIVSKLIPKQIPRSYIEGYKSLKDHPSVKRWPLQPKIIFTSNSHIGYDLFKIWMARKQQNGSQLILSQHGGHYGIGKFSFHEDHEVTTSNRYLTWGWKDRQHKNVTPSVCVKYGNQKKIKWDRDGDLLLVQNSMPRYSYWLYSSSQSSQVLAYLNDQFSFYRTLNSEIQVKSNVKLYPQDYGWEHERRWRESFPKIQILDRKSNMKQILKTTRLFISTYNATTFLESMSLDIPTLIFWNPRHWEIREDAKPYFDLLKEVGIFFETSLECANEVNHIWNDVETWWYDKKRQSRVTKFLNQYAKKSNDFITELSKSIEVSSFVSH from the coding sequence TTGAACTATCATTTAATAACAACAGCTTTAGAATCCACTTGGCCTAAAGAAGGAACGAATGTCCTTTTTTTAGGGGAGTGGTGTAAACTCCATTCGAAAAAGGATTTTTGGTCTAACTACAATTCGATCACTTTACCCTATCACTGGGATGAAAATGGTAAACTCTACAAGGATTACCAATCATTAAAGGTGGTTTATGAGAAGTTATTAATCGAATTAACAACTCATTTGAATTTGATCCATGGAGAAAACCAAACAGTCGCTTATTGGAGGATCATTATAGGCCCTTGGTTAGGTTATTTCCTCCATATGCTTTGGGATCGGTATGAATCTCTCAGGATAGCCTTTACCAATTATCCAATCACATCTGTAACTCTTGTATCCATCGATGAGGAAAGTTTGGTTCCCAATGATATGAATGATTTTTATCGGTTTTTTGTATCTGATCTTTGGAACCAAAATTTATACCAAAACATCATCAGTTTTTCGCATTCAAACAAAACCATAAAGAAAGAGGAATCCTTTGTTTTTCCAAAGAAAAATCTAAATGGTAATAAAGTTTCTCCAAAAGAAGTGATAAAACAATTTATTTACTGGATTTTTGGGTCCAATGCAAAGTGCGATTCGTATTTTTTGATTTCAGATTATCTGGGTATCAAATATTCTTTTCTCCTTCAGTTAAAACTGGGACAATTTCCAAAACGTTTTATGGAAGAAGATATCCCTGAATTTGAAACCAATCAGGAGCTCCGTAAGAAATTGGCAATTGATTTAGGAGAGTCTAGTTTCGAGAAAATTGTTTCGAAACTGATTCCTAAACAAATCCCAAGATCATATATAGAAGGTTACAAGAGTTTAAAAGATCACCCATCAGTGAAACGTTGGCCACTCCAACCTAAAATCATCTTCACAAGCAATAGCCATATTGGTTATGACCTATTTAAAATTTGGATGGCTCGTAAACAACAGAATGGATCTCAGTTGATTCTTTCGCAACATGGAGGGCATTATGGGATTGGTAAGTTTTCATTTCATGAAGACCATGAAGTAACAACATCGAATCGATACTTAACTTGGGGTTGGAAGGACCGCCAACATAAAAATGTTACCCCTTCTGTTTGTGTTAAATATGGGAATCAGAAAAAAATCAAATGGGATCGAGATGGTGACTTATTATTAGTCCAAAATTCTATGCCTAGGTATTCCTATTGGTTGTACAGTTCTTCTCAATCATCACAAGTATTAGCTTATCTAAACGATCAATTTTCTTTTTATAGAACATTAAACTCAGAGATCCAAGTCAAAAGTAATGTAAAGTTGTATCCACAAGATTATGGATGGGAACATGAACGTAGGTGGAGAGAATCATTTCCGAAAATTCAGATTTTAGACCGAAAAAGCAATATGAAACAAATTCTAAAAACGACTAGGTTGTTTATTTCTACCTATAACGCCACAACGTTTTTGGAATCGATGAGTTTAGACATTCCAACACTGATCTTTTGGAATCCACGTCATTGGGAAATCAGAGAAGATGCAAAACCATACTTTGATTTACTTAAAGAAGTGGGAATTTTTTTTGAGACTTCTTTGGAATGTGCGAATGAAGTGAATCATATTTGGAATGATGTAGAAACTTGGTGGTATGACAAAAAAAGGCAATCGAGAGTGACAAAGTTTCTAAACCAATATGCAAAAAAATCGAATGACTTTATCACCGAACTTAGCAAATCGATTGAGGTGAGTTCTTTTGTTTCCCATTGA
- the pgl gene encoding 6-phosphogluconolactonase, translating into MFPIESVAFDSEVDFIQGICGLISKIAKKNIEHSGVFRFVLTGGNTIKKIYETLVNERIDWNRCEFFFGDERYVDKESEELNFNLANDYFFSKIKYDPKKVFKFNTDLDLKNSALDYENQILNTPTFDLVLFGLGDDGHIASLFPGKQSDIEMFGNSVAIVKNAPKKPSNRITLTLERLNEAKTQLIFTQVKGKEKIVNSIMDQTVGYPIAELNPKESLQLFYLR; encoded by the coding sequence TTGTTTCCCATTGAATCGGTTGCCTTTGATTCAGAAGTTGATTTTATTCAGGGGATTTGTGGTCTAATTTCGAAGATAGCAAAGAAAAATATCGAGCATTCTGGAGTGTTTCGTTTTGTGTTAACGGGCGGAAATACGATCAAAAAAATTTACGAAACATTGGTAAATGAGAGGATCGATTGGAATCGTTGTGAATTTTTTTTCGGTGATGAACGTTATGTAGATAAAGAGAGTGAAGAACTCAATTTTAATCTAGCCAATGATTATTTTTTTTCTAAAATTAAATATGATCCAAAAAAAGTGTTTAAATTCAACACAGATTTAGATTTAAAAAATTCGGCACTGGATTACGAAAATCAAATTTTGAATACACCAACATTTGATTTGGTCCTTTTTGGACTTGGGGATGATGGGCACATTGCCAGTTTATTTCCAGGTAAACAATCTGATATTGAAATGTTTGGGAATTCGGTTGCCATTGTGAAAAATGCACCCAAAAAACCGTCGAATCGAATCACACTCACCTTAGAAAGGTTAAACGAAGCAAAAACTCAATTGATATTCACCCAAGTGAAAGGAAAAGAGAAAATTGTGAATTCTATCATGGACCAGACGGTGGGATATCCGATAGCGGAATTAAATCCGAAAGAATCGTTGCAATTATTTTATTTAAGATAA
- a CDS encoding SIS domain-containing protein yields MPNIDSAKKFSKEFLAEIQKSINELDIDSIAKVAVLLYEAKEKGKNIFFFGNGGSHGIASHLACDFGKGTKINGKAGQKFYRVYGLDNPAWLTAQANDGKEPFTEGKYPGEYNHGYDGVFVGQMENFIGEGDIAFGISSSGNSQNVINGLLFAKEKGCKTIAMVGFDGGKALKIADEVLFVPTEKGKYGVVEGVHEVIHHLLYEYAILLEKSV; encoded by the coding sequence ATGCCTAACATTGATAGCGCAAAGAAATTTTCAAAAGAGTTTTTAGCAGAAATTCAGAAATCAATAAACGAATTGGATATTGATTCGATTGCTAAGGTAGCTGTATTGTTATATGAAGCGAAAGAAAAAGGAAAAAACATATTTTTCTTTGGTAATGGTGGTAGTCATGGGATTGCATCACATCTGGCTTGCGATTTTGGTAAAGGCACAAAAATCAATGGGAAGGCTGGCCAAAAGTTCTACCGAGTGTATGGTTTAGACAATCCAGCTTGGTTGACGGCTCAAGCAAACGACGGGAAGGAACCCTTTACGGAAGGAAAGTACCCTGGTGAATACAATCACGGTTATGATGGTGTGTTTGTCGGACAAATGGAAAATTTTATTGGTGAGGGTGACATTGCGTTTGGAATCTCTAGTAGTGGGAATAGCCAAAATGTTATCAACGGATTACTTTTTGCAAAAGAAAAAGGTTGTAAGACAATCGCAATGGTTGGGTTTGATGGGGGCAAAGCGTTAAAGATTGCCGATGAAGTTTTGTTTGTTCCTACAGAAAAAGGTAAATATGGAGTTGTCGAAGGAGTTCATGAAGTGATCCACCATTTGTTATATGAATATGCGATCCTGTTGGAAAAATCTGTATGA
- a CDS encoding HpcH/HpaI aldolase family protein, whose product MTSIKEKLKTGIPTIGTWMQIPNSNIAEILASNGYDWVTLDLEHGAFSLNLLPDIIRAIEMRGSVPFIRVAENHPKDIKQALDAGAKGIIVPMVETVEQTRDFLKWSSYPPMGTRGVGFSNANLFGKHFETYSKSINSELVRVIQIENIRALDQIESIFSVEGIDAAMIGPYDLSGSMNLTGQFTHPEFLAVIQKFQKAAEKAKLPLGIHIINPDEEQLKSEIKNGKTFIAYSTDAVMLNHKSNLNWEKLII is encoded by the coding sequence ATGACTTCCATTAAAGAGAAATTAAAAACTGGCATACCTACAATTGGAACTTGGATGCAAATTCCAAATTCCAATATAGCTGAAATTTTAGCTTCGAATGGATATGATTGGGTCACCCTTGACTTGGAACACGGTGCATTTAGTTTAAATCTTCTTCCTGATATTATAAGAGCCATTGAAATGAGAGGATCTGTTCCTTTCATTCGTGTTGCTGAAAATCATCCAAAAGATATCAAGCAAGCGTTAGATGCAGGGGCAAAAGGAATTATTGTTCCTATGGTTGAAACAGTTGAACAAACACGAGATTTTTTGAAATGGAGTAGTTATCCTCCGATGGGCACTAGGGGTGTTGGTTTTTCGAATGCAAATTTATTTGGAAAACATTTTGAAACTTATTCTAAATCCATTAATTCTGAGTTAGTGCGAGTCATTCAAATTGAGAATATTCGTGCTTTGGACCAAATAGAATCTATTTTTTCAGTGGAAGGAATTGATGCTGCAATGATTGGGCCTTATGACCTATCTGGATCGATGAATCTAACAGGACAATTTACACATCCAGAGTTTTTGGCCGTGATCCAAAAGTTTCAGAAAGCAGCTGAAAAGGCCAAACTACCACTGGGGATTCACATCATCAATCCAGATGAAGAACAATTAAAATCTGAAATCAAAAATGGTAAAACCTTCATTGCTTATTCAACCGATGCAGTGATGTTAAATCATAAATCGAATCTAAATTGGGAAAAATTAATCATATGA
- a CDS encoding 3-deoxy-manno-octulosonate cytidylyltransferase, which yields MKIVAVLPARMASSRFPNKPLAKIVGLEMIEHVRRRTLLSKSVHEVVVATCDEIIKDTVEAYGGKAVMTSDLHRGCIDRVAEASQIVDGDLILVIQGDEPLILPKMIDDLVNPMLHDESIYCTNLVTKIIDEEEFLSPNAPKVVVDKNWDLLYASREPIPSVKKAPNSDFLKLKQLGLIGFRKSFLDVFAKLPATPYELIESVDINRAIEHGYKVRMVLTEGQMIGVDVPGDVGRVEKVFESDEILKEYLK from the coding sequence ATGAAAATAGTTGCTGTATTACCAGCTAGGATGGCATCTTCTCGGTTTCCGAATAAACCCTTAGCAAAAATTGTTGGATTAGAAATGATTGAACATGTCAGAAGGCGTACCTTGTTATCAAAGTCCGTTCATGAAGTTGTAGTCGCAACTTGTGACGAAATCATTAAAGATACAGTAGAAGCTTATGGTGGAAAGGCTGTGATGACTTCTGATTTACATAGAGGTTGTATCGATCGTGTTGCTGAAGCTTCACAAATTGTGGATGGGGATTTGATTTTGGTCATCCAAGGAGATGAACCATTGATTTTGCCTAAAATGATTGATGATTTAGTTAATCCTATGTTACATGATGAAAGTATATATTGTACGAACTTAGTGACCAAGATAATTGATGAGGAAGAGTTTCTAAGTCCGAATGCTCCAAAGGTTGTGGTCGATAAAAACTGGGACCTATTATATGCATCTAGGGAACCAATTCCATCTGTGAAAAAAGCCCCGAACTCTGATTTTTTAAAATTAAAACAATTGGGTTTAATTGGATTTCGAAAATCCTTTTTGGATGTGTTTGCAAAATTACCGGCCACTCCTTATGAACTCATTGAATCAGTGGATATCAATAGAGCCATTGAACATGGGTATAAAGTTCGAATGGTTTTAACAGAAGGACAGATGATAGGTGTGGATGTACCTGGTGATGTCGGACGTGTAGAGAAAGTATTCGAATCTGATGAAATACTAAAGGAGTATTTAAAGTAA
- a CDS encoding Gfo/Idh/MocA family protein, with product MKQYRVGIAGYGVVGRRRHQFINQNSLLNVVSVCDVTMAEGKLEREDVRVYTDYQKMIREEKLDILFVCLTNDVAAHATILGLKNGCHVFCEKPPGRNLQEVSEVIKTEKLNPNLKLKYGFNHRYHDSVREALKIVKSGEYGKIINIRGVYGKSTIVSVENGWRANREIAGGGILLDQGIHMVDLIRLFAGEIDEIKSYVSNSYWNLEVEDNAFALMKSNSGVIIQFQSTATEWRHRFNLQINLEKGTLVLSGILSGSKSYGQETLTIFPQDIQSGGNPKTETVNYLEDNSWRDEINEFAKCVNEYIPVQTGSSSDAYETLKLVYRIYFEDAEWRNKYNIKVE from the coding sequence ATGAAGCAATACAGGGTAGGTATTGCCGGTTACGGTGTTGTTGGAAGGCGTAGGCATCAATTCATCAACCAAAATTCTCTCTTAAATGTAGTTTCCGTTTGTGATGTGACCATGGCAGAAGGAAAATTAGAGAGGGAAGATGTAAGGGTTTATACCGATTATCAAAAAATGATAAGAGAAGAAAAATTAGACATTCTCTTTGTATGCCTTACGAATGATGTTGCAGCTCATGCAACCATACTTGGACTAAAAAACGGATGCCATGTTTTTTGTGAAAAACCTCCAGGTAGAAATTTACAAGAAGTTAGTGAAGTTATAAAAACTGAAAAGTTAAACCCTAATTTAAAACTAAAATATGGCTTTAATCACCGTTACCATGATTCCGTCCGAGAAGCTTTAAAAATTGTAAAGTCTGGTGAATATGGAAAAATCATCAATATCCGAGGGGTATATGGTAAATCGACAATTGTTAGTGTAGAGAACGGTTGGCGAGCTAATCGTGAAATTGCAGGTGGTGGAATTTTACTCGACCAAGGGATCCATATGGTGGATCTAATCCGTTTATTTGCAGGCGAGATTGACGAAATTAAAAGTTATGTTTCCAATAGTTATTGGAATTTGGAAGTAGAAGACAATGCTTTTGCGCTCATGAAATCAAACTCAGGAGTAATCATTCAATTCCAATCAACTGCAACGGAATGGAGACATCGATTTAATTTACAAATCAATCTAGAAAAAGGTACACTTGTTTTATCAGGAATCCTTTCTGGATCGAAATCCTATGGCCAAGAAACACTTACCATTTTCCCACAAGATATCCAATCAGGTGGAAATCCAAAAACTGAAACGGTAAATTATTTAGAAGATAACTCGTGGCGCGATGAAATCAATGAATTTGCTAAATGTGTAAATGAATATATACCCGTACAAACAGGTTCAAGTTCAGATGCATATGAGACATTAAAATTAGTGTATCGAATATATTTTGAAGATGCTGAATGGCGAAATAAATATAACATTAAAGTCGAGTAA
- a CDS encoding inositol monophosphatase family protein has product MNLSNQQLLDIASKIAKKVGKKLAKQANGKVRTKSIDKHDIKLIEDEESENLIVNYLRKKTEIPILGEENHQETEFLNGKVWIVDPIDGTVNFSRGIPISSVSIALWENGQPLLGIVYDFNHDILYSGIIGVGAFRNGKRIAVSQNQKKSDSILFTGKPILAQLDDSVIKQWFGYFEEFRKVRMIGSASLSLCFVASGNGDVYAEDHIQLWDFAAGIALVQAAGGKITYEKSNKNKFSYIVKATNGQIKF; this is encoded by the coding sequence TTGAATCTATCAAATCAACAATTATTGGACATAGCTTCTAAGATTGCGAAGAAGGTTGGTAAAAAATTAGCCAAACAAGCAAACGGAAAGGTAAGAACCAAATCGATAGATAAACATGATATCAAGTTGATAGAAGATGAAGAGTCAGAAAACCTCATTGTAAATTACCTTCGGAAAAAAACTGAGATCCCTATTTTGGGGGAAGAAAATCACCAAGAAACTGAATTTCTGAATGGCAAGGTTTGGATTGTTGATCCCATTGATGGGACTGTGAATTTTTCTCGAGGAATTCCGATCTCTTCTGTTTCAATTGCTTTATGGGAGAATGGACAACCACTGCTTGGAATTGTTTATGATTTTAATCATGATATTTTATATTCAGGTATCATCGGTGTTGGTGCATTTCGGAATGGAAAAAGAATAGCGGTGAGTCAGAATCAAAAAAAATCTGATTCTATTTTATTCACTGGTAAACCCATTTTGGCTCAATTGGATGATTCGGTTATCAAACAATGGTTTGGTTATTTTGAAGAATTTCGTAAAGTAAGAATGATTGGTTCTGCTTCTCTGTCTTTGTGTTTTGTGGCTTCTGGAAATGGGGACGTGTATGCAGAAGACCATATTCAACTTTGGGATTTTGCTGCTGGTATTGCTCTCGTCCAAGCAGCTGGTGGTAAGATTACGTATGAAAAATCCAACAAAAATAAATTTTCATACATTGTAAAAGCCACAAACGGACAAATTAAATTTTAA
- a CDS encoding putative sugar O-methyltransferase, whose protein sequence is MYKLNLNSENIKRLDHFKNSDYFLSTNSQSKSSYWKEHSKLLKSEVTKDQMVVSGDSGFYIPPEKQPILGFFSKITKILKSPTKLLQRVKTRYFTLPKLFQYKTAFDLVLNHAVVTDPDLSPYRINHLLWKKDRDLFLSSDSVKSDFESWSKRKISEHIYLHYYYFNILKSYLKGKKVKTVLEIGAGNGNLTSILFKNFPGISLILVDLPEMIPVSFSYLSSVFPDAKIILPNEITRNNPKDFDILLLTTDQIKLIQDSSVDLVINCHSFQEMPNAQITNYFKLIERVIKKGGHFFTANRIEKIPVSDIAFTTEQNDLPNRFHLYPWNKKAKVLVNEVSRFSRLVQLDGIGIRLEITKP, encoded by the coding sequence ATGTATAAGCTAAATTTAAATTCAGAAAACATCAAAAGATTAGATCATTTTAAAAATAGTGATTACTTTTTATCAACGAATTCCCAATCCAAAAGTTCTTATTGGAAGGAGCATTCCAAATTGCTGAAGTCAGAAGTAACGAAGGACCAAATGGTGGTTTCAGGTGATTCTGGTTTTTACATTCCTCCTGAAAAACAGCCGATCCTAGGATTTTTTTCTAAAATCACAAAGATTCTAAAGTCTCCAACAAAATTGTTACAGAGAGTAAAGACTCGTTATTTTACATTGCCTAAATTATTTCAGTATAAAACGGCATTTGATTTGGTATTAAATCATGCTGTGGTCACTGATCCTGATTTGTCACCTTACCGTATCAATCATTTGTTATGGAAGAAGGATAGGGATCTATTTTTAAGTTCGGATTCTGTCAAATCTGATTTTGAAAGTTGGTCAAAACGTAAAATTTCAGAACACATCTATTTACATTATTATTATTTTAATATCCTTAAGTCTTACTTAAAAGGTAAAAAAGTAAAAACGGTTTTGGAAATTGGAGCGGGGAATGGCAATCTAACTTCGATTCTATTTAAAAACTTTCCTGGTATTTCTTTAATCCTAGTTGATTTACCAGAAATGATACCTGTTTCCTTTAGTTATTTATCTTCTGTATTTCCAGATGCCAAAATCATCCTTCCGAATGAAATAACTAGAAATAATCCAAAAGACTTTGACATTCTTTTGTTAACAACGGATCAAATCAAATTGATCCAAGATAGTTCAGTTGATTTAGTGATCAATTGTCATTCCTTTCAAGAAATGCCAAATGCACAAATAACGAATTATTTCAAATTGATTGAACGAGTGATTAAGAAAGGAGGACATTTTTTCACTGCAAATCGTATCGAAAAAATTCCAGTTAGTGACATCGCTTTTACAACAGAACAAAATGATCTACCTAATCGATTCCATCTTTATCCTTGGAACAAAAAAGCAAAAGTATTGGTTAATGAGGTTTCGAGATTTTCCAGACTTGTGCAATTAGATGGAATTGGAATCCGATTGGAAATCACAAAACCTTAA
- a CDS encoding acyltransferase, which translates to MIGKINKIVRKYSIVELISYALYSVYLICLQWIGTFFFRLKVIFWNIQIGTNSKVTGKFLFFKYPGSKINIGNNFTSISLSSRAMATSIFSPTCIKTLSDSSKILIGNGVGLNGTSITARSKTIKIGDHVMIAANVTIMDSDFHVVFPPEGRLTNPGYEFDAGIEIGENVWIGTRCTILKGVRIGKNSVIAAGSIVSKSIPENVVAGGIPAKVIRNLETTKKGSKRK; encoded by the coding sequence ATGATTGGAAAAATAAATAAAATTGTAAGAAAGTATTCCATTGTAGAATTAATTTCTTATGCACTTTATAGTGTATACCTGATCTGTTTACAATGGATTGGCACTTTTTTCTTTCGATTGAAAGTTATATTTTGGAATATCCAAATTGGCACAAACAGTAAGGTAACAGGGAAGTTCCTCTTTTTTAAATACCCTGGTAGTAAAATTAACATCGGTAACAACTTTACATCCATTTCCCTTTCTTCCAGAGCGATGGCTACATCCATTTTTTCACCTACTTGTATCAAAACATTATCTGATTCATCAAAGATATTGATTGGGAATGGAGTTGGCTTGAATGGTACTTCCATTACGGCAAGGTCCAAGACCATCAAAATCGGTGATCATGTAATGATTGCTGCTAATGTGACAATCATGGATTCCGATTTCCATGTTGTATTCCCGCCAGAAGGACGTTTAACAAATCCAGGATATGAATTTGATGCTGGTATTGAAATTGGGGAAAATGTATGGATTGGAACAAGATGCACCATTTTAAAAGGTGTTCGTATTGGAAAAAACTCGGTGATCGCTGCGGGTAGTATTGTTTCAAAATCGATTCCTGAGAATGTTGTGGCTGGCGGAATTCCTGCAAAGGTAATTCGTAATCTCGAAACAACAAAAAAAGGTTCAAAACGGAAATGA
- a CDS encoding class I SAM-dependent methyltransferase — MKESEIRPKELLKTYLDLVAKDAKKLDKNKFERIPCPGCGSNVTNLHLTKAEYQYDKCKTCGTVFCNPRPTNGMLDEFYSIGESSKYWSESFFPAVAEKRREVLFRPKAKKISDFLSNKGFSPNLICDVGSGYGIFLEELKQFYPNASLFGIEPSESMARISEERGITTLVAMAEHSNEWSGKFDLVISSEVIEHVYSPMDFLSSVRNLAKPGGYVLLTGLGYEGFDILTLQEKSNSIFPPHHINFMSVKGFEELFGRLGFSDIEVITPGELDVDIVISNEPNFEFTNVLKMRGESAIKEFQEFLKKYKLSSHVWVFARV; from the coding sequence ATGAAAGAAAGCGAAATACGTCCTAAAGAATTATTAAAAACCTATCTTGATTTAGTTGCTAAAGATGCAAAAAAGTTAGATAAAAATAAATTTGAAAGGATTCCTTGTCCTGGTTGTGGTAGTAACGTTACAAATTTGCATCTAACAAAAGCAGAATACCAGTACGATAAATGTAAAACTTGCGGGACAGTATTCTGTAATCCAAGGCCCACCAATGGTATGTTAGATGAATTTTACAGCATAGGTGAATCTTCAAAATATTGGTCCGAATCTTTTTTTCCTGCAGTTGCTGAAAAACGGAGAGAAGTTTTATTCAGACCAAAGGCAAAAAAAATCTCAGATTTTTTATCGAACAAAGGTTTTTCACCTAACTTAATCTGTGATGTAGGTTCTGGTTATGGAATCTTTTTAGAGGAGTTAAAACAGTTTTATCCAAATGCAAGTTTGTTTGGAATTGAACCTTCAGAGAGTATGGCCCGTATTTCTGAAGAGAGGGGAATCACAACTCTTGTGGCTATGGCAGAACATTCGAATGAGTGGTCAGGGAAATTTGACTTAGTAATTTCTTCTGAAGTGATTGAACATGTTTACTCTCCTATGGATTTTTTAAGTTCGGTTCGTAATTTAGCTAAACCTGGTGGTTATGTTCTGTTAACAGGACTTGGGTATGAAGGATTTGATATTCTAACGTTACAGGAAAAATCAAATAGTATATTCCCACCTCACCATATCAATTTTATGAGTGTGAAAGGATTTGAAGAGTTATTTGGAAGACTCGGTTTTTCGGATATTGAAGTTATCACTCCAGGTGAGTTAGATGTTGATATTGTCATCTCAAATGAACCGAATTTCGAGTTTACCAATGTTTTGAAAATGAGAGGGGAATCTGCTATCAAGGAATTCCAGGAATTTTTGAAAAAGTATAAATTAAGTTCCCATGTCTGGGTTTTTGCAAGAGTATAA
- a CDS encoding phosphoglycerate dehydrogenase produces the protein MKRIFVSTYPFGQYNEEPISILRKEGWEVVLNPTKRKLTSEEVAEYAKDVDAIIAGTEDLTPLIQKNPGLKIISRVGIGLDSVPLQLCRDKNITVAYTPDAVTMAVVELTIGLMVSLTRKVHLANFELRRGGWSRFTGKRLGESVIGLIGLGRVGSNVLRILKEFRPKEILVNDLKNKSKEIQEIMQDTGLKVRQVDKEEIYKNADIISLHVPLTNLTRNMIGKTEFGLMNESTFVINTARGGIVNESDLFHAVKSEQIAGAAIDVFEKEPYKGNLIELENIILTEHMGSCSFDCRYLMEFGAASEVVRFFKGEPLLNPVPDEELENQRKI, from the coding sequence ATGAAAAGAATTTTTGTTTCTACATATCCATTTGGCCAGTACAATGAAGAACCGATCTCAATCCTTCGGAAAGAAGGTTGGGAAGTTGTTTTAAATCCAACCAAGAGGAAGTTAACTTCGGAAGAAGTAGCAGAATATGCAAAAGATGTAGATGCTATTATTGCAGGTACAGAAGATTTAACTCCCTTGATTCAAAAAAATCCAGGTTTAAAAATCATATCCAGAGTCGGAATTGGATTGGATTCCGTACCTTTACAATTGTGTAGAGATAAAAACATAACAGTGGCATACACTCCAGATGCAGTGACCATGGCTGTTGTGGAGTTAACTATTGGACTTATGGTAAGTCTTACAAGGAAAGTCCATTTGGCTAACTTTGAATTAAGGAGAGGTGGTTGGTCTAGGTTCACTGGAAAACGTCTTGGTGAATCTGTCATTGGGCTCATTGGTTTAGGAAGGGTGGGAAGTAATGTTCTAAGGATTCTGAAAGAATTTAGGCCAAAGGAAATTTTGGTTAATGATCTAAAAAATAAATCAAAAGAAATCCAAGAAATCATGCAAGATACGGGATTAAAAGTAAGACAAGTAGACAAAGAAGAAATTTATAAAAATGCCGATATCATCTCTCTCCATGTTCCTTTAACCAATCTGACACGGAATATGATTGGAAAAACAGAATTCGGTTTAATGAACGAATCTACATTTGTCATCAATACAGCAAGAGGTGGAATTGTTAATGAGTCTGATTTGTTTCATGCTGTTAAATCGGAACAAATCGCAGGTGCTGCGATCGACGTATTTGAAAAAGAACCATACAAAGGGAATTTGATTGAATTAGAAAATATTATATTAACGGAACATATGGGTTCTTGTTCATTTGATTGTCGTTATCTGATGGAATTTGGTGCTGCTTCCGAAGTGGTTCGATTCTTTAAAGGAGAACCTCTTTTAAATCCTGTCCCAGACGAAGAACTTGAAAACCAAAGAAAAATCTAG